The Haloplanus salinarum genome includes a region encoding these proteins:
- a CDS encoding b(o/a)3-type cytochrome-c oxidase subunit 1, with amino-acid sequence MAYVDDFPTDARIVRWNMAVAFLALGVGGLFGMVQALHRTGVFRGFVSSADYYTVLTGHGVLLALVFTIFALCGLFTWGVTRSLDRSLPSPKLTYTWFGMMFVGAAVAAITILGGLVPSIPFNADVLYTFYAPMKAHPAFYAGLALFIVGTWLAGFDWFRTYWHWRGDNPDQRIPLQTFMVLTTMLMWYISSAGVAVEVLFFLLPWSLGLIAEVDPLLTRTLFWYFGHPVVYFWLMPAYFIWYTVLPKLSGGRLFSDPLARVVFVLFLLLSTPVGFHHQYVDPGIPEGFKFIAMTNTMFLLLPSLLTAFTVVASMEHGARQRGGEGRLSWLRKLPWDEPAFAGCALAGLMFAAGGFSGIINAGMNINYLVHNTLWVPGHFHLTVGTASALTFMAAGYWLFPQITGNRLRFRSLATVQPYLWFVGMTLMSNAMHRAGLAGIPRRTAEPQYGSVTFEGVVGGVSEMRIQIAIGGTLLFVALLLFLIVVFGTWLGGDGTDTIRVNGSIPAPLSGPEHSPKILDNLKLWTAVAIVLIVLAYGLPLSALVADGLFAPGSPPIPV; translated from the coding sequence ATGGCATACGTCGACGACTTTCCGACCGACGCACGCATCGTCCGCTGGAACATGGCCGTCGCCTTCCTGGCGCTCGGCGTCGGCGGCCTGTTCGGCATGGTTCAGGCGCTCCACCGCACGGGTGTCTTCCGTGGCTTCGTGAGTTCCGCGGACTACTACACGGTGCTCACGGGTCACGGCGTCCTACTCGCACTCGTGTTCACCATCTTCGCGCTGTGTGGGCTCTTCACTTGGGGCGTCACGCGAAGTCTCGACCGTTCGTTACCGAGCCCGAAGTTGACGTACACCTGGTTCGGCATGATGTTCGTGGGTGCCGCCGTGGCCGCCATCACGATTCTCGGTGGGCTGGTTCCCTCCATCCCGTTCAACGCGGACGTACTCTACACGTTCTACGCACCGATGAAGGCGCATCCAGCCTTCTACGCAGGTCTCGCGCTCTTCATCGTCGGGACGTGGCTCGCCGGTTTCGACTGGTTCCGCACCTACTGGCACTGGCGCGGTGACAACCCGGACCAGCGCATCCCACTGCAGACGTTCATGGTGTTGACGACCATGCTGATGTGGTACATCTCCTCGGCCGGCGTCGCGGTGGAGGTGCTCTTCTTCCTCCTCCCGTGGTCCCTCGGGCTGATCGCCGAGGTCGACCCGCTGCTCACCCGGACGCTCTTCTGGTACTTCGGCCACCCGGTCGTCTACTTCTGGCTCATGCCGGCGTACTTCATCTGGTACACCGTGTTGCCGAAGCTGTCCGGCGGGCGCCTGTTCAGCGACCCGCTCGCCCGCGTGGTGTTCGTCCTCTTCCTCCTGCTCTCGACGCCGGTCGGGTTCCACCACCAGTACGTCGATCCCGGCATCCCCGAGGGGTTCAAGTTCATCGCGATGACCAACACCATGTTCCTCCTCCTGCCCAGCCTGCTCACCGCGTTCACCGTCGTCGCCAGCATGGAACACGGCGCCCGACAGCGTGGCGGTGAGGGTCGTCTCTCCTGGCTGCGGAAACTCCCGTGGGACGAACCCGCCTTCGCCGGCTGTGCCCTCGCCGGCCTGATGTTCGCCGCCGGCGGCTTCTCCGGCATAATCAACGCCGGGATGAACATCAACTACCTCGTCCACAACACCCTGTGGGTGCCCGGCCACTTCCACCTCACCGTCGGGACGGCCTCCGCGCTCACGTTCATGGCCGCGGGCTACTGGCTGTTCCCACAGATCACCGGCAACCGACTGCGATTCCGGTCGCTCGCGACGGTCCAGCCGTACCTCTGGTTCGTGGGCATGACGCTCATGTCGAACGCGATGCATCGGGCGGGGCTCGCGGGCATCCCTCGCCGCACCGCCGAACCCCAGTACGGGAGCGTCACGTTCGAGGGCGTCGTCGGCGGCGTGAGCGAGATGCGCATCCAGATCGCCATCGGCGGGACGCTGCTGTTCGTCGCCCTTCTCCTCTTCCTGATCGTCGTCTTCGGCACCTGGCTGGGCGGCGACGGCACCGACACCATCCGGGTCAACGGCTCGATCCCGGCGCCGCTCTCCGGCCCGGAACACAGCCCGAAGATCCTCGACAACCTGAAGCTCTGGACGGCAGTCGCCATCGTCCTGATCGTGCTCGCCTACGGCCTCCCGCTGTCGGCACTGGTCGCCGACGGCCTGTTCGCCCCGGGAAGCCCGCCGATCCCGGTGTAA